ACCAATGGAGGAGAAAGAATGCGTTGCACAGGGCTTTTGAAAGCCCTTTCTGATCTGGGACACAACATTACTGCTATTGTTGCCAATAATGATGCCATTAACCTTAAAAAATATTCAATTTCTAAGGTTAATTTTATCGAATATAATTTCCAAAAATGGAATACCAATAACCTGAAAAGACTTCTAAGTAACTTTCGTAAGGATAAACGCTTATTAAATCTAATAGCACAAATCATAAAAAAGCAAGCTGTTGATATTGTTTTTATTGATTATTTTTTCCTGGGACAATATATTTCATACTTCAGAAAGAAGGATATCCCCGTTATTTATGGAACTCACAACGCTCAGGCTTTATTAACTTTACAGGATATATCAGG
Above is a genomic segment from Bacteroidales bacterium containing:
- a CDS encoding glycosyltransferase family 4 protein, whose protein sequence is MHILFITEVSPFPTNGGERMRCTGLLKALSDLGHNITAIVANNDAINLKKYSISKVNFIEYNFQKWNTNNLKRLLSNFRKDKRLLNLIAQIIKKQAVDIVFIDYFFLGQYISYFRKKDIPVIYGTHNAQALLTLQDISGNLPNRLKKSLLYVIHYSHERRYFNKANILIAVSKEDKQYYERFINQNQIKIIPNFIDFNEYEMDVRKKNYIIITGNFFSFQNKIGVKWFVKKVWQEQLFNQTE